Proteins encoded together in one Leptolyngbya sp. CCY15150 window:
- a CDS encoding DUF3086 domain-containing protein → MTSEQPLNLDSLSASGGDRKDTPPSDTPSPKRSASDQRAPIPLSLGNPTPAGRSPQPSSGDSGLDQRVADLRREERQLKQDIETLQASYTRMMRDQVMETQRTMGRVIQESLADLEQRKQTLQLAVEQLERRQERIKAEMRTTFAGVSQDLAIRVQGFKDYLVGSLQDLATVAEQLEMPTPQAAPLLPEAVPVVDAPPSRGASPKVMDQAFAADADRIRALLDRYRTTPDYYGPPWQLRRTFEPIHAERVSKWMFEQGGRGALRSMGSRLQNILISSAVISVLCDLHGDRLRVLVLANSPERLGEWRRGLQDCLGISRGDFGADQGVVLFESAESLAQRADRFTRQGDVPLILIDEAEEQISLSVLEFPFWLAFAPDPNRPVYY, encoded by the coding sequence ATGACTTCTGAGCAACCCCTAAACCTAGATTCCTTATCTGCCTCCGGTGGCGATCGCAAGGATACGCCGCCGTCGGATACTCCATCACCGAAGCGTTCTGCTAGCGACCAGCGCGCCCCCATTCCGCTCTCCCTGGGCAATCCCACTCCAGCGGGGCGATCGCCTCAACCGTCGTCCGGTGATTCAGGGCTAGATCAACGGGTTGCTGACCTGCGCCGCGAAGAACGGCAGTTGAAGCAGGACATTGAAACCCTGCAAGCGTCCTACACCCGGATGATGCGGGATCAGGTGATGGAAACCCAGCGCACCATGGGGCGGGTGATCCAGGAAAGTCTGGCCGATCTAGAGCAGCGTAAGCAAACCCTGCAGCTTGCGGTGGAGCAGCTAGAGCGGCGTCAGGAACGGATCAAGGCAGAGATGCGCACGACCTTTGCTGGGGTTTCCCAAGATCTAGCCATTCGAGTTCAGGGGTTTAAGGACTATCTCGTGGGCAGTTTGCAGGATCTAGCAACGGTGGCCGAGCAGCTTGAGATGCCTACGCCTCAAGCTGCTCCTCTCCTGCCCGAAGCGGTGCCTGTGGTCGATGCTCCACCTAGCCGTGGCGCTTCGCCTAAGGTGATGGATCAGGCCTTTGCCGCTGATGCCGATCGCATTCGGGCCTTGCTCGATCGCTACCGCACTACGCCGGATTACTACGGCCCACCCTGGCAACTGCGCCGCACCTTTGAGCCGATCCATGCCGAGCGCGTTTCTAAATGGATGTTTGAGCAAGGTGGACGGGGTGCCCTACGCAGCATGGGATCTCGCCTGCAAAATATTCTGATCTCCTCAGCGGTGATTTCGGTGCTCTGCGACCTCCATGGCGATCGCCTGCGCGTCCTCGTCTTGGCCAATAGTCCCGAACGGTTAGGAGAATGGCGACGAGGGTTGCAAGACTGCTTGGGCATTTCTCGCGGCGACTTTGGTGCCGATCAGGGCGTGGTGCTGTTCGAATCTGCCGAAAGCCTTGCCCAACGAGCCGATCGCTTCACCCGCCAAGGCGACGTGCCGTTAATTTTGATTGATGAAGCTGAGGAGCAAATCAGCCTCTCCGTGTTGGAATTTCCTTTCTGGCTAGCCTTTGCCCCTGATCCCAACCGTCCGGTGTACTACTAA
- a CDS encoding DUF3119 family protein, protein MTSSTASSTWATVQLAPSYAIPLVLVGLAIPLFWVQVWVSGAIALFGLFLLVQAVTLRLCFTNDALDVYRGETLIRRFPYQDWQNWAIFWSPFPVLFYFKEVNSIHFLPILFNAETLEACLRERCSVAPSTPTP, encoded by the coding sequence GTGACCTCATCAACGGCATCGTCAACCTGGGCAACGGTTCAGCTTGCTCCCAGCTACGCCATTCCCTTGGTTTTGGTAGGGCTGGCCATACCGCTCTTTTGGGTACAGGTTTGGGTGAGTGGGGCGATCGCCCTGTTTGGCCTATTTCTTTTGGTGCAGGCCGTAACGCTACGGCTCTGCTTCACCAACGACGCCCTGGATGTCTATCGCGGCGAGACTCTGATTCGGCGTTTTCCCTATCAAGACTGGCAAAACTGGGCAATCTTCTGGTCGCCATTCCCTGTGTTGTTCTACTTCAAAGAGGTGAACAGCATTCACTTTTTGCCGATCTTGTTCAATGCTGAAACCCTAGAAGCTTGCCTGAGGGAGCGTTGTTCGGTTGCGCCATCCACGCCCACGCCGTAA
- a CDS encoding lysophospholipid acyltransferase family protein: MTLSKTCTQSLTSSSSSVTTAQAHCSPWLTSLVYPLGCDLVLPSYFDRITITGQEHLPKTGPVLLAPTHRSRWDALLVPYATGRRATGRDLRFMVTASEMGGIQGWFIRRLGGFSVNVDRPSIASLRLGVELLQQGNMLVIFPEGGIFRDGDVHPLRPGLARLALQAEASQPNLGVQIVPISLNYQPLIPRWGCQVDIHIGRSLKVENYRQGSTKHDAQRLTNDLKSSLLRLEQSTQPQERVLA, from the coding sequence ATGACCCTGTCCAAAACCTGTACTCAATCCCTTACATCCTCGTCATCCTCTGTGACGACCGCTCAAGCGCACTGTTCCCCATGGCTAACCTCCTTGGTCTATCCCCTGGGCTGTGATCTGGTGTTGCCGAGTTACTTCGATCGGATTACGATCACCGGGCAAGAGCATCTACCGAAGACGGGGCCAGTGCTGCTTGCTCCCACCCATCGATCACGCTGGGATGCATTGCTGGTGCCCTACGCAACTGGACGACGCGCTACCGGGCGAGATCTGCGATTTATGGTCACCGCTAGCGAAATGGGCGGCATTCAGGGGTGGTTTATTCGGCGATTGGGTGGCTTTTCGGTGAACGTTGATCGCCCATCCATCGCCAGTCTGCGGCTAGGGGTAGAACTTTTGCAGCAGGGAAATATGTTGGTAATTTTTCCAGAGGGCGGCATCTTTCGAGATGGAGACGTCCATCCCCTGCGTCCAGGTCTAGCGCGGTTAGCCCTGCAGGCCGAGGCTAGCCAGCCTAATCTCGGGGTTCAAATTGTGCCCATTAGCCTAAACTATCAACCCCTCATTCCACGATGGGGTTGTCAGGTGGATATTCATATTGGGCGATCGCTGAAGGTGGAGAACTATCGCCAAGGTTCCACCAAGCATGACGCTCAGCGCCTCACGAATGATTTAAAGAGCAGCCTACTGCGTCTAGAACAGTCTACCCAGCCGCAAGAACGAGTCTTGGCTTGA
- a CDS encoding glycoside hydrolase family 19 protein, producing the protein MTTNSQLRIWRKVAAQRLDDLISKAEGDEVTDIDSVVDNLLRALGGQAPRSGDRPPYAGLFPDGAVVQQRRRAAGGIRVFIEHLQDEDFIPADDLIDQLLRSLSKLPPRPVGLPPYESLLSFSQATSPRQLQRWRELAAQALGQVIAQMPGDLCDADGAVDDLLRALGGQGMRPADRMPYQGLLPDGSVAELRQRAAKGVQVFIQHISADRFVSSDALIDGLLRSLRGLPPRPAGRRPYAGLFPESTINEITLEHLQHIAPNGRDAQLRKFVGPLNATMEEFEINTPLRQAHFLAQVAHESGEFNYVEEIASGAAYEGRSDLGNTQPGDGVRFKGRGLIQITGRFNYQDIGKAIGLDLISNPTRLADDDLAARSAGWFWNRESLNQVADKDDVRLVTRIINGGFNGLDDRVKKLAAAKRALGI; encoded by the coding sequence ATGACCACCAATTCACAGCTTAGAATCTGGCGCAAAGTTGCGGCCCAACGGTTAGATGATCTCATCTCCAAAGCAGAAGGGGACGAGGTGACGGATATCGATAGTGTGGTTGATAACTTACTGCGAGCCCTGGGTGGCCAGGCTCCCCGTTCTGGCGATCGCCCTCCCTACGCCGGCCTCTTTCCAGATGGAGCCGTGGTGCAACAACGACGACGGGCCGCTGGCGGCATCCGTGTGTTTATTGAGCATCTCCAAGACGAAGACTTTATTCCCGCCGATGACCTGATTGATCAACTGCTGCGATCGCTCAGCAAGCTACCGCCGCGCCCCGTAGGTCTGCCCCCCTACGAGTCTCTGCTCTCCTTTAGCCAGGCAACGAGTCCTCGTCAACTCCAACGCTGGCGGGAGTTGGCGGCCCAAGCCCTCGGACAGGTGATTGCCCAGATGCCTGGCGATCTCTGTGATGCAGATGGGGCTGTGGATGATCTGCTGCGGGCCTTGGGCGGTCAGGGCATGCGCCCCGCCGATCGAATGCCCTACCAAGGTTTGTTGCCAGACGGCTCGGTGGCTGAACTACGCCAACGGGCCGCTAAGGGCGTGCAGGTGTTTATCCAACACATCAGCGCCGATCGCTTTGTATCCAGCGATGCCTTGATTGATGGTTTGTTGCGATCGCTGCGAGGGTTGCCGCCTCGCCCGGCTGGTCGCCGTCCCTATGCCGGTCTGTTTCCAGAAAGTACCATCAACGAAATTACCTTGGAGCACCTACAGCACATTGCCCCCAATGGTCGCGATGCCCAACTGCGTAAGTTTGTGGGGCCGCTGAATGCCACCATGGAGGAGTTTGAAATCAATACGCCCCTGCGCCAAGCCCACTTCCTGGCCCAGGTGGCCCACGAATCCGGTGAGTTTAACTACGTCGAAGAAATTGCGTCAGGCGCAGCCTATGAAGGGCGGAGCGATTTGGGCAATACACAACCGGGGGATGGCGTGCGGTTCAAGGGGCGGGGTTTGATCCAAATTACGGGACGCTTTAACTATCAAGATATTGGTAAAGCGATCGGTCTCGACCTGATTAGCAACCCGACCCGTTTAGCCGATGATGACCTAGCAGCCCGCAGCGCTGGCTGGTTTTGGAATCGGGAAAGCCTCAACCAAGTGGCAGATAAGGATGATGTCCGTCTTGTCACCCGTATTATTAACGGTGGATTTAATGGGCTTGATGATCGGGTGAAAAAATTAGCGGCGGCGAAACGTGCCTTGGGCATTTAG